caccCTAAGCTCCTCAACTTCATGAATACACTCAAACACGTTGCTAATCAGTTTTACTGGAGATACTTGCTCAGAAAAgaagcaggttttatttttaaatgtgatcTAAATTGAGAGGGGGACTGAAGTGCAGtagtttattcatttttctttataaaatacaaTAGAAAATACTGAATTGGAATTGATTTTCCTAAGCAcctattttaaatgaatttaacAAGATCCCAACTATACATTCATTTTTAAGCCCTGATCTCTGAAGAGCACTGCAAATACTGTGCTGGCTGCTCATTTTACCTATTGGGGAGGATTTACAATATAAAATTAAGTATGGCTTGTTCTCCCCACTTCCTTTCTGGTTTAGGAAATGTAACCTGAATATCTCTTCAGGAAACATAATGAGTATTAAATATTACAGCAAGTCATTCATACCAATTCCACAGGATGAAGTGTGACTTAAGTCCAGTGTGtatcaatttaaaaaagaatttcaagTATTAATTTCAAGATTCCAATAAGTATAGTCCAGAAAACAGACTCCTCATCCTGAGGTTCATCTTCTGTAGACTGTGAGTATTTCTGGTTTGCCTCCATCTCCTCAGGGTTATAAGAAGCCTCGCCAAATGGGTACTGTACAACTGTTCGATCGTAGTACACCTTCATTTCAAACTCGCTCTCCAGGTGAGAGGGATGGCCGTAAATCCCTATTCCCACAGGGCGGCGGAAGTGTGCAGGCACATGGACGATGTCTTGGCCACAAGTTACAGACTGTAACTCGTACTCGTCAAAGCTGGGGTGAAGTGTCACATCAGATACGTACAAGTCTGCGTCACCTTTTAAACTCCGCATCTGCAGAACTATCTTTCCCTCGTGATTTAGTCTCAAATAGCTGTAGTTTCCTGCTCCAATCTGACCTTGGACAACATGGAGAAGAATCCATTCCTCCGGTATGTCCTCTTCCTCAAAGGCATTTACCACCAATAGTACTTGAGCCGTCACAAATACTGTCAGGAGTCTTCTCCAGTGTGTTGCCATGGTCTTAAGTTGTATTTGGATTCTTCCTGTGTCCCGTGTGCTA
The window above is part of the Corvus moneduloides isolate bCorMon1 chromosome 3, bCorMon1.pri, whole genome shotgun sequence genome. Proteins encoded here:
- the C3H6orf120 gene encoding UPF0669 protein C6orf120 homolog isoform X1; translation: MLSLQNCGPAVQRHLEQKTSNYRNSSTRDTGRIQIQLKTMATHWRRLLTVFVTAQVLLVVNAFEEEDIPEEWILLHVVQGQIGAGNYSYLRLNHEGKIVLQMRSLKGDADLYVSDVTLHPSFDEYELQSVTCGQDIVHVPAHFRRPVGIGIYGHPSHLESEFEMKVYYDRTVVQYPFGEASYNPEEMEANQKYSQSTEDEPQDEESVFWTILIGILKLILEILF
- the C3H6orf120 gene encoding UPF0669 protein C6orf120 homolog isoform X2, which encodes MATHWRRLLTVFVTAQVLLVVNAFEEEDIPEEWILLHVVQGQIGAGNYSYLRLNHEGKIVLQMRSLKGDADLYVSDVTLHPSFDEYELQSVTCGQDIVHVPAHFRRPVGIGIYGHPSHLESEFEMKVYYDRTVVQYPFGEASYNPEEMEANQKYSQSTEDEPQDEESVFWTILIGILKLILEILF